A genomic region of uncultured Roseibium sp. contains the following coding sequences:
- a CDS encoding M20 family metallopeptidase gives MHGPGLSPFEKSVVESITEEAWLGLAADLIRCGQPRSGNALDPDQPHGEEEAIAHMVAGQLMGMGFEVEMPVKRVGRPNVVGRQQGVSPGPSLMINDHLDTYPVAEPEKWDKTDFDPYKATRHGDLLYARGTSDTRGNMASALLALKAVQASGASLKGELIACFTVDEERDGADGSIFVTRELGLRPDYSITAEPTAWGGPEGPWGMSVSTANSGHCLVEITLKGTKGHIWRPDIIANPILEAGRLLGELKDMPFTHVPHKFMGHTPPMTSVVRIRSGLDGEIQFSPDTCVITLAVVGIVPGMSMESVVKDIDRVTAGCLAGRNDIAAEVRQVPGSMFVAGTEPVEETEEPVKTLMSVYETMRGEPPKLNRKNAFNDTIRFREAGINAVTFGPGEDGWAADNEWISIPKSVEAARIYAVTILRLMSDKE, from the coding sequence ATGCATGGACCGGGCCTGTCCCCCTTCGAAAAATCAGTTGTCGAAAGCATCACCGAGGAAGCCTGGCTTGGCCTGGCTGCCGACCTCATCCGATGCGGGCAACCCAGGTCCGGCAACGCGCTCGATCCGGACCAGCCTCACGGTGAAGAAGAAGCAATCGCGCACATGGTTGCCGGCCAGCTGATGGGCATGGGCTTCGAAGTCGAGATGCCGGTAAAGCGGGTCGGAAGACCAAACGTTGTCGGGCGGCAGCAGGGTGTATCGCCGGGTCCGAGCCTGATGATCAACGACCACCTCGATACCTATCCGGTCGCAGAACCGGAAAAGTGGGATAAGACGGACTTCGATCCCTACAAGGCCACCAGACACGGCGACCTGCTCTATGCGCGCGGCACATCCGATACGCGCGGCAACATGGCAAGTGCGCTGTTGGCGCTCAAGGCGGTGCAGGCGTCCGGCGCGAGCCTCAAGGGGGAGCTGATTGCCTGCTTCACGGTCGACGAAGAGCGCGACGGTGCGGATGGCTCGATTTTCGTAACCCGGGAACTCGGATTGCGTCCCGACTATTCCATCACGGCCGAACCGACGGCCTGGGGAGGGCCTGAGGGGCCCTGGGGCATGTCGGTCTCGACGGCGAATTCCGGCCATTGTCTCGTCGAAATCACGCTGAAAGGCACAAAGGGGCACATCTGGCGGCCCGACATCATCGCCAATCCCATTCTGGAGGCCGGCCGGCTCCTGGGTGAACTGAAGGACATGCCGTTCACGCATGTGCCTCACAAATTCATGGGCCACACGCCTCCAATGACCTCGGTTGTGCGGATCCGAAGCGGTCTTGATGGAGAAATACAGTTCTCGCCCGATACCTGCGTCATCACGCTGGCGGTCGTCGGCATCGTTCCCGGCATGAGCATGGAGAGCGTCGTGAAGGATATCGACCGGGTGACGGCCGGGTGTCTTGCAGGCCGGAACGACATCGCCGCAGAAGTCAGACAGGTCCCGGGATCGATGTTTGTCGCCGGCACCGAACCCGTCGAGGAAACAGAGGAGCCGGTGAAAACGCTCATGTCTGTTTACGAGACAATGCGCGGCGAGCCGCCAAAGCTTAATCGCAAGAACGCATTCAACGACACGATCAGGTTCCGCGAAGCCGGAATAAACGCGGTGACGTTCGGTCCCGGCGAGGATGGCTGGGCGGCGGACAACGAGTGGATCTCCATCCCGAAATCCGTCGAGGCCGCCCGCATCTATGCCGTCACCATTCTCCGCTTGATGAGCGACAAGGAATGA
- the pqqD gene encoding pyrroloquinoline quinone biosynthesis peptide chaperone PqqD — translation MTVVRKRTILKADSIPRLPAHVRLVFNEKRDSWVVLAPEKILWPDDISVLILKNCDGTRSIGEIAEALSEEFSAPCSQILGDVLEFLQDWSDRLLIRPACGNGGTQ, via the coding sequence GTGACGGTGGTACGCAAACGGACAATCCTGAAAGCAGACAGCATTCCAAGACTGCCTGCGCATGTACGCCTGGTTTTCAACGAAAAACGCGATAGCTGGGTGGTGCTTGCGCCCGAGAAAATCCTGTGGCCGGACGATATCAGCGTGCTGATCCTGAAAAACTGCGACGGCACACGGTCCATCGGTGAGATCGCGGAGGCCCTGTCGGAGGAATTCAGCGCGCCCTGTTCACAAATCCTGGGCGACGTCCTGGAATTTCTGCAGGACTGGAGCGACAGGCTGCTTATCAGGCCTGCTTGCGGAAACGGCGGCACGCAATGA
- the pqqE gene encoding pyrroloquinoline quinone biosynthesis protein PqqE: MTGTLDIPLGLLAELTHRCPLQCGYCSNPLELLKANRELDTATWLDVFRQAADLGVLQVHLSGGEPTLRPDLEDLVARLAEGGVYTNLITAAVTLTADRLKALKDAGLDHIQISFQGATDETTFRIGHYRNAFEKKRAAARQARELGLPLTINAPIHRLNIEEVPRFVELALELDAERLEIANVQYYGWAELNKAALLPDREQVSRQIDFVTRTREELTGVLNIDFVPPDYYADYPKPCMGGWAKDAFMIAPDGTMLPCHAAQSITSLSFENVREKPLQTIWEHSDSFNAYRGTGWMSDRCKACPRRDIDFGGCRCQAFAVTGNAAETDPACIKSPFHEDLRAFSTSTTVRKRVIGAGAGKI; this comes from the coding sequence ATGACAGGTACTCTCGACATCCCGCTCGGACTCCTTGCGGAACTCACGCACCGGTGTCCGCTGCAGTGCGGTTATTGTTCCAATCCGCTTGAACTGCTGAAGGCCAACCGGGAGCTGGACACGGCAACCTGGCTCGACGTTTTCAGACAGGCAGCCGATCTCGGCGTCCTGCAGGTGCATCTTTCAGGCGGCGAACCGACGCTGAGGCCGGATCTTGAAGACCTTGTCGCCCGCCTCGCGGAAGGCGGCGTCTATACCAACCTGATCACGGCTGCCGTGACGCTCACTGCCGACCGGCTGAAGGCCCTGAAGGACGCGGGACTGGACCACATCCAGATCAGTTTTCAGGGAGCAACCGACGAGACGACGTTCAGGATCGGGCATTACAGGAACGCCTTCGAAAAGAAACGCGCAGCCGCCCGTCAGGCCCGCGAGCTCGGGCTGCCGCTGACAATCAATGCACCGATCCACCGGCTCAATATCGAAGAAGTTCCGCGGTTCGTGGAGCTCGCGCTCGAACTGGATGCGGAGCGTCTCGAGATCGCAAATGTGCAGTATTACGGCTGGGCGGAGCTCAACAAGGCGGCCCTCTTGCCCGACCGCGAGCAGGTTTCCCGCCAGATCGACTTCGTGACGCGGACGCGGGAAGAGCTGACCGGTGTCCTCAACATCGACTTTGTGCCCCCCGACTATTACGCTGACTATCCCAAACCCTGCATGGGCGGGTGGGCAAAGGACGCCTTCATGATCGCGCCTGACGGCACGATGCTGCCGTGTCATGCAGCGCAATCGATCACGAGCCTGTCGTTCGAGAACGTGCGTGAGAAACCGCTGCAAACGATCTGGGAGCACTCCGACAGCTTCAACGCCTACCGGGGAACGGGCTGGATGTCGGACCGCTGCAAGGCATGCCCGCGCCGCGACATCGATTTCGGCGGCTGCCGCTGCCAGGCCTTCGCCGTCACCGGCAATGCCGCGGAAACCGACCCCGCCTGCATCAAGTCGCCGTTCCACGAGGATCTGCGGGCCTTCTCAACGAGCACCACGGTGCGCAAACGCGTGATCGGCGCAGGCGCCGGAAAGATCTGA
- a CDS encoding cytochrome C produces the protein MIDTSGMEPWEVCGLCHSLDGNSRMAKFPKLAGQRANYIEKQFRDFHSGDRLNDGGQMETITTEIDFADLQRIAAYFADLPPPSPFEEKDTAGVDAAVLFREGRGEIPACLSCHDGGLSAAPWLEAQHADYIAKQLTDFQTGERTNDPDGIMRAVAAQLSGDDIAALSVFIAAQERPERVP, from the coding sequence ATGATCGACACCAGCGGCATGGAACCCTGGGAAGTGTGCGGGCTCTGTCATTCGCTGGACGGCAATAGCCGAATGGCAAAGTTTCCGAAGCTCGCGGGCCAACGGGCGAACTACATTGAAAAGCAGTTCCGCGACTTTCATTCCGGCGACCGTCTGAATGACGGCGGTCAGATGGAGACCATAACCACCGAGATCGATTTTGCGGACCTGCAGCGGATAGCCGCCTATTTCGCGGATCTTCCGCCGCCATCCCCTTTTGAAGAAAAAGATACGGCAGGCGTCGACGCCGCTGTGCTCTTCAGGGAGGGGCGGGGAGAGATACCTGCCTGCCTGTCCTGCCACGATGGCGGGCTGTCTGCCGCGCCTTGGCTGGAGGCGCAGCACGCGGACTACATTGCCAAACAGTTGACCGACTTTCAGACCGGCGAACGCACAAACGATCCGGACGGCATCATGCGCGCCGTCGCGGCGCAGTTGTCGGGTGACGACATTGCGGCTTTGTCGGTCTTTATCGCCGCACAGGAACGACCGGAGAGGGTCCCTTGA
- a CDS encoding translation initiation factor 2 has protein sequence MRSFLPGVAMLGLCASLTACASVTRGTTETVKVYASPEGAMIATSIGLTCNTSPCLLEVPRKKEFTVTVSKEGYKQQTVHVSTVVAPGGVAGMAGNVLIGGVIGVGVDAVSGATLDHIPNPVLVELVPLDPKDPETPKGDLSSVREEMAKKRREQEKAAMRNTGGV, from the coding sequence ATGCGAAGCTTTTTGCCAGGCGTGGCCATGCTCGGTCTTTGCGCCAGCCTTACAGCGTGTGCCAGCGTCACGCGCGGGACGACTGAAACGGTGAAGGTTTATGCCTCTCCGGAGGGTGCGATGATCGCGACAAGCATCGGACTGACCTGCAACACCTCTCCCTGTTTGCTGGAAGTCCCCCGCAAGAAGGAATTTACCGTCACGGTCTCCAAGGAAGGCTACAAGCAACAGACGGTGCATGTCAGCACGGTCGTCGCGCCTGGTGGCGTCGCCGGCATGGCCGGGAATGTTCTGATTGGCGGCGTCATTGGCGTGGGCGTCGATGCCGTTTCCGGGGCGACCCTCGACCACATACCGAACCCGGTCCTCGTGGAACTCGTTCCCCTCGACCCGAAGGATCCGGAGACGCCCAAGGGCGATCTGTCTTCCGTTCGCGAAGAGATGGCGAAGAAGCGCCGAGAACAGGAAAAAGCAGCCATGCGTAACACCGGGGGCGTTTAG
- a CDS encoding ABC transporter permease subunit, protein MSAVTVALMFLTWYVVTATGLANKLFLPAPDAVWKAFVKAIVKGYQGNTLQVHVGISLLRILTAFAAAVLVGVPLGIVMGVSQTARSLLNPIIEFYRPLPPLGLYTLLVMWLGIGEESKFALLFLAGLPGIIIATTQAIWNIDPLYVRAAKGLGAKKFDLLWDVYLPAAGPTILAGMRISLGFVYTVLVAAEIVAATAGVGWMIWDAAKFLLSDVVIMGLIVLGLTGVALDMTMRAIGARLMPWQSAIRT, encoded by the coding sequence TTGTCAGCGGTCACCGTCGCGCTCATGTTTTTGACTTGGTATGTCGTGACGGCGACGGGACTGGCGAACAAGCTCTTTCTTCCCGCACCGGACGCTGTCTGGAAGGCCTTCGTAAAGGCGATTGTGAAGGGATACCAGGGCAACACGCTCCAGGTGCATGTGGGTATAAGCCTGCTTCGGATCCTGACGGCATTTGCCGCCGCCGTCCTTGTCGGTGTGCCGCTGGGCATCGTAATGGGCGTGTCCCAGACCGCGCGGTCCCTTCTCAATCCGATCATCGAATTCTACAGGCCGTTGCCGCCGCTCGGGCTCTATACGCTCCTGGTCATGTGGCTCGGCATTGGCGAGGAGAGCAAATTTGCGCTGCTTTTCCTGGCCGGACTGCCCGGCATCATCATCGCAACAACGCAGGCGATCTGGAACATCGACCCGCTTTACGTCCGGGCCGCAAAGGGGCTGGGCGCGAAAAAGTTCGACCTGCTCTGGGATGTCTACTTGCCGGCCGCTGGCCCGACGATCCTGGCCGGCATGCGCATTTCGCTCGGATTTGTCTACACGGTCTTGGTCGCGGCCGAGATCGTAGCGGCGACGGCAGGTGTCGGCTGGATGATCTGGGACGCAGCAAAATTCCTTCTGAGCGATGTCGTGATCATGGGACTGATCGTCCTCGGCCTGACCGGTGTCGCGCTCGACATGACCATGCGTGCGATCGGCGCGCGGCTGATGCCCTGGCAATCGGCAATACGAACATAA
- a CDS encoding LysR family transcriptional regulator, with translation MRNLKVYRYVDAIARTGSIRKAAEQLSITPSALNRRILALEEELDVQVFERLGRGVRLSTAGELLIDVFRKQLAEADLVQSRIADLSGLRRGHVAVTCSQAVLPYFLPTQIRKYQQEFPNVTFHVQNKDGEEAELALQNLTADLAIVFEPLSSREFQKMVSVPQPIHAVMSVDHPLADQTSLKFLDCLAYPLALPTRYYAVRKILQAYSDRLAIKLKPAVEAESYILLRNFVVDSQAIAFELEIGVKSKSLNPRIKTIPLSVSPSAYGSLSVAQLTGRTLPVAAARFAQQLTETLEQDWG, from the coding sequence ATGCGCAATCTGAAGGTCTACAGATACGTTGATGCGATTGCCCGAACCGGTTCGATCCGGAAAGCAGCCGAGCAGCTTTCGATCACGCCATCGGCTTTGAACCGGCGTATTCTGGCGCTTGAGGAGGAGCTGGATGTTCAGGTTTTTGAACGACTTGGCAGAGGCGTCAGACTGAGCACGGCTGGTGAATTGCTTATCGATGTGTTCCGAAAACAACTCGCGGAAGCCGATCTGGTGCAGTCCAGGATTGCCGATCTGTCCGGTCTCAGACGCGGACATGTTGCGGTGACCTGCAGCCAGGCGGTGCTGCCATACTTCTTGCCCACGCAGATCAGGAAGTATCAGCAGGAATTTCCGAACGTGACATTCCATGTCCAGAACAAGGATGGCGAGGAGGCGGAGCTTGCATTGCAGAACCTCACTGCCGATCTGGCGATCGTTTTCGAACCGCTGAGCAGCCGGGAGTTCCAGAAGATGGTTTCCGTGCCCCAGCCCATCCATGCGGTCATGTCGGTCGATCACCCGCTGGCGGATCAGACATCGCTGAAATTCCTGGACTGCCTCGCCTATCCTCTCGCCCTGCCGACGCGCTATTATGCAGTTCGGAAGATCCTCCAAGCCTATTCGGATAGACTGGCGATAAAGCTGAAACCCGCCGTTGAAGCGGAGAGCTACATTCTTTTGCGGAACTTTGTCGTCGACAGCCAGGCGATCGCGTTCGAGCTTGAAATCGGCGTGAAATCGAAATCCCTGAATCCCAGAATTAAGACAATTCCGCTCAGCGTCTCTCCCAGTGCCTACGGCTCCCTGTCCGTCGCCCAGCTGACCGGCCGAACCCTGCCCGTCGCCGCCGCACGCTTCGCTCAACAGCTGACGGAGACGCTTGAGCAGGACTGGGGGTAG
- a CDS encoding amidase family protein, whose amino-acid sequence MTSLINDMSIGALRRAYQSGALTPAEVIKHILSRLGDAAQKSVWISTVEAEKALSLADALARMSGRIDELPLYGIPFSVKDNIDVAGEETTAACPAFAYRAGKSATVVDRALKAGAIYIGKTNLDQFATGLVGVRSPYGVPKNPFHPDYIPGGSSAGAGVSVSSGVVSFAFGTDTGGSGRIPASYNGIYGFKPAPGAWSRSGLVFACRSFDTPTVFTGTLEDALLVDSVVGGLDETDAFSRHVPRLDVTSPRVAMLPPGEAEFFGDGNVAALYSAAYEAVGAAFPKMTTSTIEAFQAVNDLMFFGPFLAERDVSVGAFIDAHPEDCHPVVRSLIQSSRKFTAADCYRAQYQVAEATRETAKFWENHDVLITPAVGALVTLRECEDDPLGPNFRNGTYTNFANPLGLAAITVPFQKTRAGVPWGLTLYSLPERLSGMTRVAEGLAGQSQT is encoded by the coding sequence ATGACTTCGTTGATCAACGACATGAGCATAGGCGCGCTGCGGCGCGCCTATCAGTCTGGTGCGCTGACACCTGCGGAGGTGATCAAACACATCTTGTCCCGCCTTGGCGACGCCGCACAGAAATCGGTCTGGATCTCGACCGTTGAAGCTGAAAAAGCGCTCAGTCTCGCGGACGCGCTCGCCCGGATGTCTGGCAGGATCGATGAATTGCCGCTCTACGGCATTCCCTTTTCGGTAAAGGACAATATCGACGTCGCCGGCGAAGAGACAACGGCCGCGTGTCCAGCGTTTGCCTACCGGGCCGGTAAGTCAGCGACGGTTGTCGATCGCGCCTTGAAAGCTGGAGCAATCTACATCGGCAAAACCAATCTCGACCAGTTCGCAACGGGACTGGTCGGTGTCCGCTCACCCTACGGTGTACCAAAAAACCCCTTCCATCCGGACTATATTCCTGGTGGTTCATCCGCGGGAGCAGGGGTCTCGGTGTCGTCCGGCGTGGTCAGTTTCGCCTTCGGCACCGACACCGGCGGTTCGGGCCGTATTCCGGCCAGCTACAATGGCATCTACGGGTTCAAGCCGGCGCCCGGCGCATGGAGCAGATCCGGTCTTGTCTTCGCCTGCCGCAGCTTCGACACACCAACGGTCTTTACCGGCACTCTCGAGGACGCGCTGTTAGTGGACAGCGTCGTGGGTGGACTTGACGAAACCGATGCCTTCTCAAGACACGTGCCCCGGCTAGACGTTACCTCTCCGAGAGTTGCCATGCTGCCGCCCGGCGAAGCGGAGTTTTTCGGAGACGGAAACGTCGCTGCGCTCTATAGCGCTGCTTACGAAGCCGTTGGTGCGGCATTCCCCAAGATGACGACTTCGACGATCGAAGCGTTCCAGGCGGTCAACGATCTCATGTTCTTCGGCCCCTTTCTCGCCGAAAGGGACGTGTCCGTGGGCGCATTCATTGACGCGCACCCGGAAGACTGCCACCCGGTCGTTCGGTCACTGATACAGTCAAGCCGGAAGTTCACGGCTGCCGACTGCTACCGGGCTCAATATCAGGTGGCCGAGGCGACAAGAGAGACGGCGAAATTCTGGGAGAACCATGACGTCCTGATCACGCCCGCCGTTGGCGCTTTGGTCACGCTTCGGGAATGTGAAGACGATCCGCTCGGGCCGAATTTCAGGAACGGCACCTATACCAATTTCGCGAACCCGCTCGGATTGGCTGCCATAACGGTCCCATTTCAGAAGACCAGGGCAGGCGTTCCATGGGGACTGACACTCTACAGTCTTCCGGAACGCCTTTCCGGCATGACAAGGGTCGCCGAAGGTCTGGCTGGCCAAAGTCAGACATAA
- the pqqB gene encoding pyrroloquinoline quinone biosynthesis protein PqqB: MKIRVLGAAAGGGFPQWNCNAPLSRAVRENRPGFLARTQSSIAASADGRNWAVFNASPDIREQIAATPELQPSAAAPLRSTPIRAVILTNADVDHIAGLLSLREREPFILYATRRVLETLASNSIFQVLNPDHVERRELALEGETELHGPDGPLGLSIETFSVPGKVALFLEDPEKSDFGTSSGDTIGLAVRRTVDIGAADKTLFYVPGCAAIEDAFKQRISGGGCLMFDGTVFENDEMANTGVGEKTGARMGHLAIGGPEGSLAGLADVDLKRRVFIHINNTNPILDPRSTETSAVLAAGWEVAFDGMELEL; this comes from the coding sequence ATGAAAATCAGGGTTCTGGGCGCGGCGGCCGGAGGCGGCTTCCCGCAGTGGAATTGTAATGCGCCTCTCAGCCGCGCAGTTCGTGAAAACCGGCCCGGGTTTCTAGCCAGAACGCAGTCCAGCATCGCTGCGAGTGCCGATGGCCGGAACTGGGCCGTTTTCAATGCGTCACCGGACATCCGCGAGCAGATCGCCGCGACACCGGAACTGCAGCCCTCCGCCGCTGCCCCCTTGCGGTCGACCCCGATCAGGGCCGTTATTCTCACGAATGCCGACGTGGACCACATTGCGGGACTTCTTTCCCTGCGCGAGAGAGAGCCGTTCATCCTTTACGCCACGCGGCGGGTCCTCGAAACGCTGGCCTCGAACAGCATCTTTCAGGTCCTCAACCCGGATCATGTCGAGCGCCGCGAACTGGCGCTTGAGGGAGAAACGGAGCTTCACGGTCCCGATGGCCCCCTCGGCCTTTCCATCGAGACCTTCAGCGTCCCGGGAAAGGTTGCACTGTTTCTTGAAGACCCGGAAAAGTCGGATTTCGGCACGTCAAGCGGCGATACGATCGGACTTGCCGTCCGCAGAACTGTTGATATCGGCGCGGCGGACAAGACGCTCTTCTACGTCCCCGGCTGTGCCGCAATTGAGGACGCATTCAAGCAACGGATCTCCGGCGGAGGCTGCCTGATGTTCGACGGGACCGTATTTGAGAACGATGAAATGGCCAACACGGGCGTTGGCGAGAAGACCGGCGCGCGCATGGGGCATCTGGCCATCGGCGGGCCGGAGGGAAGTCTGGCGGGCCTGGCCGATGTCGACCTGAAGCGCCGCGTCTTCATCCATATCAACAATACCAACCCGATCCTCGATCCGCGCTCAACCGAAACGTCAGCCGTCCTGGCGGCAGGCTGGGAAGTCGCCTTCGACGGAATGGAGCTGGAGCTATGA
- a CDS encoding Crp/Fnr family transcriptional regulator, producing MITNTKKLKDRSNAPQDRVSAVYLSEVMSDIDEGAGFLSRLSAEDLAIVRSEGSSCRFRKGEGVFFQGDRHSGIWLIESGSVRTFYAGPSGREITLAFWTPGHFIGGPEIFGGGMHMWSADAQEDVELLYLTGARIRQLVDTMPSFAICLINGLVAKGKCYSALVQMLGTRSVTERLAQLLIILGDTHGIPEGNRLVIEKKITHEHLAAIVGSTRQWVTMTLDKFQKKGLISVSRNRITIESYEMLRSQAS from the coding sequence ATGATCACGAATACAAAGAAGCTCAAGGATCGGTCGAACGCGCCCCAGGACCGCGTGTCGGCGGTCTATCTGAGCGAAGTCATGTCGGACATCGACGAAGGCGCAGGCTTTTTGAGCCGCCTGTCAGCCGAAGACCTTGCGATCGTCAGATCAGAAGGTTCGTCCTGCCGATTCCGGAAAGGGGAAGGGGTTTTCTTTCAGGGCGACCGGCACAGCGGTATCTGGCTGATCGAAAGCGGCAGTGTTCGGACTTTCTACGCTGGTCCGTCGGGGCGGGAAATCACACTCGCGTTTTGGACACCCGGGCACTTCATCGGTGGCCCGGAGATCTTCGGTGGCGGTATGCACATGTGGTCCGCGGATGCGCAGGAGGACGTGGAGCTTCTTTATCTGACGGGTGCACGCATACGCCAACTGGTCGATACGATGCCGTCATTCGCGATCTGCCTGATAAACGGGCTTGTCGCCAAGGGCAAGTGCTACTCGGCCCTCGTCCAGATGCTGGGAACCCGCTCGGTCACCGAGCGTCTTGCCCAGCTGCTGATCATCCTCGGCGACACACACGGCATCCCGGAAGGAAACCGCCTCGTGATCGAAAAGAAGATCACTCATGAGCATCTTGCCGCCATCGTCGGATCCACGCGTCAATGGGTGACGATGACCCTGGACAAGTTCCAGAAGAAGGGGCTGATTTCGGTCAGCCGGAACCGCATCACGATCGAAAGTTACGAAATGCTTCGCTCCCAGGCCTCGTGA
- the pqqC gene encoding pyrroloquinoline-quinone synthase PqqC, with product MTDLAVSHPAAIAAPIGSGVPESAADRIRKDGRLLSAAELTEVLRTAGFDRYHIHHPFHKMMNAGELSKAQMQAWALNRFCYQDAIPKKDSIILSRSDDPEFRREWIKRIVDHDGNDDLEQDGGIKRWLKLAEGLGLDTGMVRSRRFALPATRYAVGAYLDLVSNSSLLVAVASSLTELFSPVAIGERVPAMLARYDYITEDTLAYFTPRLKQAPRDAEHALALVIAWADTPDKQADAVDALLSKCDLLWAMLDALQNAYVSPGSIPPGAFRPREEDKRQ from the coding sequence ATGACAGATCTTGCCGTTTCTCACCCTGCCGCGATCGCGGCGCCGATCGGAAGCGGCGTCCCGGAATCGGCGGCGGACCGCATCAGGAAAGACGGCAGGCTGCTCTCTGCGGCCGAATTGACCGAGGTCCTGCGCACCGCCGGATTCGACCGATACCATATCCATCATCCGTTCCATAAAATGATGAACGCGGGCGAACTCAGCAAGGCGCAAATGCAGGCCTGGGCGCTCAATCGTTTCTGCTACCAGGATGCCATTCCCAAGAAGGACAGCATCATCCTGTCGCGATCCGACGATCCCGAGTTCCGGCGGGAATGGATCAAGCGCATCGTCGATCACGACGGCAATGACGACCTTGAACAGGACGGTGGCATCAAGCGCTGGCTCAAGCTTGCGGAAGGGCTGGGGCTCGACACGGGCATGGTGCGCTCGCGCAGGTTCGCCCTGCCCGCAACGCGCTACGCGGTCGGCGCCTATCTCGATCTCGTTTCGAATTCGTCCCTGCTTGTCGCCGTTGCCTCCTCCCTGACGGAACTGTTCTCGCCGGTGGCGATCGGCGAGCGCGTGCCCGCGATGCTGGCCCGCTACGACTACATCACCGAAGACACACTTGCCTATTTCACGCCACGGCTGAAACAGGCACCGCGGGACGCGGAACACGCCCTTGCGCTCGTCATTGCGTGGGCGGACACACCGGACAAACAGGCCGATGCGGTCGATGCCCTGCTTTCCAAGTGTGACCTGTTGTGGGCGATGCTGGACGCGCTTCAGAACGCCTATGTTTCGCCCGGCAGCATCCCGCCCGGCGCGTTCCGTCCGCGCGAGGAAGACAAAAGACAATAA
- a CDS encoding pyrroloquinoline quinone precursor peptide PqqA: MKTWKKPSTKATEAGFEVTRYMPAEIGTCKRK, encoded by the coding sequence ATGAAAACCTGGAAAAAGCCGTCCACGAAAGCCACCGAAGCCGGTTTCGAAGTCACGCGTTACATGCCTGCCGAAATCGGCACCTGCAAGCGCAAGTAA
- a CDS encoding ABC transporter substrate-binding protein, translated as MKKFMLALTVGLAWSAALEAAEAPDKVTIGYLNLVNAQLVTKNLGLMQKHMPGVEIQYIKVGGGGDMLRAIAADQIDFGGLGNPPTAIGVARGLPIQGTMVLNMLDFVEAMVVRTDAEIKSFKDLAGKKIAAPFGSTTHYLLLQALADEGIDTGSMEILDLRPNDIAVAWSRGDIDAAWFWEPNLDKTVKDGGNIFMTSGIMEKRGYPTWDVGIVMNEFAEKYPDYVEKFVAAECEGIDYWIGNPAETAKIISVELELSLEDATRMMHGTEMVPCDKQLTAQYIGSSEARGEFVDTLIATSDFLVSQERLPESPSRETFETFLHPEYLEAVVK; from the coding sequence ATGAAGAAATTTATGCTCGCATTGACAGTAGGTCTGGCCTGGTCGGCCGCGCTTGAAGCCGCAGAAGCACCCGACAAGGTGACTATCGGATATCTCAATCTGGTGAACGCACAGCTCGTGACAAAGAATCTCGGTCTGATGCAGAAACACATGCCCGGCGTCGAAATCCAGTACATCAAGGTCGGAGGCGGTGGTGACATGCTGCGCGCCATTGCCGCCGACCAGATCGACTTCGGAGGGCTCGGAAATCCACCGACGGCGATCGGTGTCGCCCGCGGGTTGCCGATTCAGGGAACGATGGTGCTGAACATGCTCGACTTCGTCGAGGCAATGGTCGTGCGCACCGACGCAGAGATCAAGTCGTTCAAGGACCTGGCGGGCAAGAAAATCGCTGCCCCATTTGGGTCGACGACGCATTACCTGCTTTTGCAGGCGCTTGCCGATGAGGGCATCGATACCGGCAGCATGGAAATTCTGGATCTGCGGCCGAACGACATCGCCGTGGCCTGGTCGCGCGGCGACATTGATGCAGCCTGGTTCTGGGAGCCTAACCTCGACAAGACGGTCAAGGACGGCGGCAATATCTTTATGACATCCGGCATCATGGAAAAGCGCGGTTACCCGACGTGGGACGTTGGTATCGTCATGAATGAGTTCGCCGAAAAATACCCGGACTATGTCGAGAAATTCGTCGCCGCGGAATGCGAAGGCATCGACTATTGGATCGGCAACCCGGCTGAAACCGCAAAGATCATCTCGGTCGAGCTTGAACTTTCACTCGAGGACGCCACCAGAATGATGCACGGTACGGAAATGGTACCGTGTGACAAACAGCTGACCGCGCAGTATATCGGCAGCTCCGAAGCCCGGGGCGAATTTGTGGACACGCTCATCGCCACCTCCGATTTTCTTGTCAGCCAGGAAAGACTTCCGGAGTCCCCCAGCCGCGAGACCTTTGAGACCTTCCTGCATCCTGAATACCTGGAAGCTGTCGTGAAGTGA